The nucleotide sequence CTGTACATCTCTGTTTTGAGAAAACAAAACCTACTCTAAAAAGAGTAGTAGAAATGTCAATGTCATCATTAAACACTAACAATCCTTAATTCCACAATACAATTAAACAACTGAAATACTGTTATGCAGTCCTCTcctatttttccatcctttctctATAATTCCATTAATCTGATGTCTGAATGACGTTTCTCATAGAAAAGTTTTTTAGAAGTCACAATGGTATTTGGTTATGTAggagaatattttattcttaggAGATGCATGCTGAACTCTTTAAAGGTAAAACGTCATGATATCTGCAACTTACTTTTCAATGGTTCAGCaaatatgtatatacgtatatgtatatgtgtgtgtatatatatagacaaaCGCACGTACACCAAGACCAGAAAAGTGAGAAGCAATGGAAGGTTAAGAAAAGGCTCCTGGAGCAAAGGGAAGAATAGGAAGAATGCTGGAAGTCACGGAAATCTttatttaccttaaatgtgaaattTGCATCAAATATTAGTTCTTTTTCGTGTCTTGTGATTCCTCCATTGTAAATAACCTGGCATCTTTTGGTTGGTCCTGTCTTAGGGAGTTTGAAAAGGCGAAATGTAGCAGAAACAAAACGGCAGTCACCTAAAAACAGAATATACTCATGGTTCATCTCCAGCACTCCAACGGCTATTGGTTTGCTCAGCAGATGAAGGCTTAATATTATAAAGACGATTTCTTCTTTGCATGCCATCAATTATCTTTATGGGCCCATCACTCTATTTACTGTATAACTTCAAAGTGCTTTATTAAATGCCAAACTTTGGGAGGTTGCCATTAAACAGGAGACAAGATGGAGATTTCCAGACGACAAAAGTCTCCTTCAGTGAGACTCACTCAGGAGACACTTGATAATCACCAAATTTGAACCATTCAGGGTGCAGTTATAACAGTCCCTACTGCTGTTTCTTACAGATCatgttttctagttccttgttctGAACTGTAATTAAATTGGCAGTGACCAAACGTGGAGGGCAGAACCCAATTTTTTGGGCAAGGATAGCAAGGTCCTTCCAGTACAAAGCACCACCCAGGCACTCacctaaaaacaagaaaaatcacagatCAACCAATACAACTAGGTATTAAGGGAATTATTCTTCTGTATAATTGATTAGGCTATGGTATTACTTAAAGCATAGGTTCtagaaaaatagaagaaggaCCTGAGGGTCCCCCAAGGTATAGAAAGTCATGGTTGAAACCAGATATGCTAGCTAATGGTCTCTGGGAACCATTGTTCAGGACAGTCACTAATATATTGGTTCTATCAATCATAATATTCATGTATGTATTAGGTCACATTCTGAAAAGCACTCTATGTAAAAAAACATAcaagaaaaattccaaaactgCCTCTTAGTTCCAGATTAATCTCATAATGATCTGCTACTAGAACAGTAATTACTATTAATGTTCATAAggcattttacagtttttaaatttattacatcAACAAATTAGAAATAATCTAAATCATCACCAATAGAGAAATGGTCAAATAAGTTATGGTACAGCTGTACAATACAGTTGCATAATACAaacatctaaattttttttaagttttaggttTAGGAAATAtgctaaataaaattagaatactaAATTCTATATGCAGCATACTCCCAATATTATTATACACACCCACAggaaaacaaaaccctaaaaGTGTGTATACTAAGCTATTAAAAGAGGTTATTACTGGGTTATGTGCTTagtagtaactttttttttgtattttccaactttttttttttttttggctgcaccacacggctttcgggatcttagttccccgaccagaaattgaacccgggccccctgcggagtcctaaccactggaccactagggaattccctattttccagctttttaacaatatccatttcttcttgtataataagaaaaaagttaacataatttattttaaaagttaagaacTTTTGATTTCATAACCAGACTGACCAAACACATGCATTTATCTCCTCAACGTCCAGAGACTCCATGAAAATGACAGTAAAGGAATCGACAACACAATAATGATGAGAACATGGGAAATTAAGGAGGCAGCATCAACTCTGGAGCAGCTGCCGTCATTTCCACACTAGagcttttaagaatttttcacattcattatcccatttaatcttcataacagccCTCTAAGGCAGACTGAATTATTACCTATAGTTTACAGTACAGAACACACGACTCAAAGAGATTAATTaaattgtccaaggtcataccAGATTTGAGTGTCAGAGGAGGAACAGAACCTAAGCCTCCTGAACTAATCCCATGTTCCCACATCACAAAGCCTCATCCTGGATATTGGCAGGATGGAACTCTGTACTTGGACAAGTATCTgcctcaaaacaaaataaaacacaaaaacctACCCCTTAAAACTTTGTGTGTCCTGACTTCTTCTGGCAATTCAAGGCTAGCATAGACGTCACTGAAATATAGCTCCCCACCGTGCTGAAACAGCAGAATTAATCCAAACAAGGTTAAAGATTACATTAGTCCCAGATAGCAAAGGAATGAGGGGCTaaaatcaagttttaaaaaaacaaccgaAGTTCTTGAGCTGACCCTTTTTGGACAAATAACTACTAGCTGCCTCCCTAGTTATAATCATAGCCAACTGCCAAGATTTGTTTTCAGTGCCTCACTCAACAGGTAATAAAATAACTTTCCAAGCTTAACCAATCTGAAGCAAAAGCAACCCCAGGTTGTTACAGAACTAACAGAAGTAAACGGTATTCATAAACTCTTCTCccttaaaaattatataacttttgtaatgttatttatttttataataacacattatctttttaaaacattgtccTTAAAATCTGAGGCATATGAGTGATCaggaattttaagattttattcaACTAATTTCAAGAGCATGGACATCTAGATTCTATAGTAATGTCTCTACCTTCTACACATACACCCTGGTGAAAACAGTGAGCTGGTCTATACAATGGCCTACTCACTAAGACATTGTTAAATCATTTCTACATTGATATTCTTATTTGATCTCTAAAACAGCCCTATAAAACCAAGAATCTCATAATCTTCTATCTTCTGTCATGAAGAGATACATCTCATGATACATATAGAGGGTGTGGAGCTCCTGCAAGTTTTCCTTTAAGAGACTAGTTAATGGAAAAGATCCATCTTCCTTAACTTCCCAAAGATCTGGAGCCCTGATGGATACAAAATAAGGAtccctgagaaacactgtccATGCTAGGAACGTATATTCAAAATAACCTTAGTAGTCAGTCCAAAGGTCCCCGCAGCTCTGCAGATGCTATTCTAGGATTATGTACAGCAGCAAGCAGGAGGAAAAACAGCCAAGAAAGCAAATTTTAACATATTCAATCACAATCGTGACTCTCAGATTTATCACCTTTTGCAACCTAGAGGAAAACAAATTCATATCTAGGGTATTCCTGTCACTCCCACATTTTGCCACTCTTTctaatttaatggagaaattgagAGTTTGAGCTCTCAGCTCAAGGGGACAAGAACAGGACATATCCCATGTGCTCTCACTGATGTTCAAAGACCACtggtctccctcttcccctcacctTTAACACTCGATATACCTCCTGCAGCACTTGCTGTTTATCAGGTACAAGGTTAATGACACAATTGGATctaaaaaagaagagacagaatGTCAAGCACATCTGCAGACTACTTAGACACCTTCAAATCCTTTGGAGATTACCTAAAGGTGGTTCCCACCATTTTCTCAAAGCTACACTattcttcccacctccctcctctcttccccacaCTCAACTTTGTCCCAAGATAAGGGAGATGGACAGAGTGTTTGAAATCTCAATAAACTGTTAGCAAGTCTGAGTGTGTAGAAAAAATTTTGAGGCATGCTTCTTATTTGTTTCTGCCCTGATGTTGACTGTGCAACACAATGACCTGGGACCAGATGCCTACTGCACAAGGCATTTCTTATGCCACATGTAAATAGGCTAAGTTCCTCAAAGACAGCTTTATTAAGGCATGATTTGACAACTCAGAGGAAAAACAGCAACACAGAATCCTATAATTTGCCATGAAAATAATACTGAAGATAACATATTGTATAAGCAGCCTCATTGGTCTTGCTGGTCTTTTGGGCTCATTCGTAAACCACGGTTAAGTTTAAAATAcattctcgggacttccctggtggtgcagtggttaagaatctgcctgccaatgcaggggacacaggttcgattcctggtctgggaagatcccacatgccatggagcaactgtgtgccacaactactgagcctgtgctctagagcctatatgccacaactactgaagcccgagtccctagagcccatgctctgcaacaagcgaagccaccgcagtgagaagccagcacaccacaatgaagagtagcctctgctcgacacaactatagaaagcccgtgcacagcgacaaagacccaatgcacccccaaaaaaaaaattaaaatacgtTCTCTCTCAGGCTAGTGTGTTCTGTGGCTGGTGGACCACAAGGGCCCCAGGCCATCTCCATCCCTTTATTAAGTTATGCTAAGTTTAGTTTAACCCCCCAAATAAGAATCCATTCAGCAAAAAGTGGTGACATTCATGTGTTCAATAGGAAATGGGCTATCTTCACAACAGTAAGGACATAGACCTACATAACAATATCATAACTCTCATTCTTGATTCCAGCCTCTCCTAACTTCTCTATGTAGCCATGAATAAAAGTCACATTGGGTGCCTGGAAGCCATATTTTTCCATGTGATATTCAATGTACTTGTTAGCCACTTCTacctaaaggaagaaaaaaaaatagatttgataATCAACATTTTTTAATGCACTAATTTTTTCCTAAAGTTTCCTATTACTAATGGAATGAACTGCCCCCAGAATGTTTTAGGTACGTAAACGAGGTTCATCTGCGCATGCAGGATATACTACAGAGTGGGACAACTCAATGGGGCATAAACCCCGTTTGATACATGGGTTTTATTTGAATAAACTCTTCACGCAATAAGAAAATCTTTCAGGATAGatggcagaaagaaggaaaagatcaaACTCCATTCAGTCATCATGATATTCATAAATCAGATCAAACCTTTGACTCTGTTCTCCCAGAGAAGCCCCTAATTGTCAAAGTTCTCGGTTTCCAGGTCAGGAAGCAGTAATGGCACAAGCGAGCACTGCATTTAGCACCCTTCTTAAATTATCCTTGAAGAGTCACAAGGAAACAACTTTATCTCTAAAAGAAtgcttttcagaattttttcctcCTTATCCTTGAAATAATTGCCTCACCTGACCTTCTGTCATGTCTATTCCGGTAACATGTCCCTTCTCACCAACCAGCTGACTAAGTGCATAGCAGTCTCAGCCACTTCCACTCCCCAGGTCCAAAACCCAGCAGTTTTCCAGACACTCAGGGATGACCAGACCACAGCCATAATATctgggaaatagaaaatatatacacattttttccctttagagACGAGAAGATGTGGAACCATTAAATCTTATaaatccttcctccttccctccctcctttccttccttcttccctccctcctttccttccttccatcattcattcaatttctttttaGATGTTTAGTCTCCCTCACTACACCGGAAGCTCCATGAAGGCTGGGACTCTATCTGCTTTGTTTACCATTGAATTGATGGGCACTGCACCAGGTACTAAGACAAATAAACCAACTAAAATATTTGTTAGGCATTAACTGAGCATCTTATGCAGGTCCAGGACTTGCTAGTTATTGAAGAAGAAAGGTAAGACAAGAATTCCGTCCCTTAAGTGTATTTAACGAGGGAGATAAAACGcaaacacagaaaacattttcCATGATTTATTTACAAACTGAGTGGCACAGGAAGTAAGTGTTATAGTGGTTTGGGAAAGTGGTGCCCAAGGATTAAAGAAGGCTTCACAAAGTAGGTAGGACATCAGTGAAGCGTTGGATAGGTAGGATTTGGAAGGTagaaagcggggggggggggcttccctagtggcacagtggttaagaatctgcctgccaatgcaggggacatgggttcaagccctggtctgggaagatcccacatgccgcagagcaactgagcccgtgtgccacaactactgaggctcgcacacctagagcccgtgctccgcaacaagagaagccaccgcagtgagaaaccctcgcactgcaacgaagagtagcccccgctggccacaactagagaaagccctcgcgtagggatgaagacccaatgcagtcaaaaataaataaataaat is from Globicephala melas chromosome 16, mGloMel1.2, whole genome shotgun sequence and encodes:
- the AS3MT gene encoding LOW QUALITY PROTEIN: arsenite methyltransferase (The sequence of the model RefSeq protein was modified relative to this genomic sequence to represent the inferred CDS: substituted 2 bases at 2 genomic stop codons) — encoded protein: MATTRDAEIWKDVQTYYGQVLKKSADLQTNACVTAARPVPKHIREALQNVNEEVSLRYYGCGLVIPECLENCWVLDLGSGSGXDCYALSQLVGEKGHVTGIDMTEGQVEVANKYIEYHMEKYGFQAPNVTFIHGYIEKLGEAGIKNESYDIVISNCVINLVPDKQQVLQEVYRVLKHGGELYFSDVYASLELPEEVRTHKVLRGECLGGALYWKDLAILAQKIGFCPPRLVTANLITVQNKELENMICDCRFVSATFRLFKLPKTGPTKRCQVIYNGGITRHEKELIFDANFTFKKDETVEVDEETAAILKNSRFAQDFLIRPIGEKLTTCGGYTALEAKDIIKDPFKLAEGSDNAKSRSPPEAASGCXGTEKCC